One window of Desulfovibrio subterraneus genomic DNA carries:
- a CDS encoding RNA recognition motif domain-containing protein, producing MAKNIYVGNLAWSTTDADLRNLFAEFGEVISARVISDRETGRSRGFGFVEMDDAGAAQAIQALNGKGIGGRDLKVNEAQPRESRPSRPRY from the coding sequence TTGGCTAAGAACATTTATGTCGGCAATCTGGCTTGGTCCACCACTGATGCGGATCTTCGTAACCTCTTCGCTGAATTCGGTGAAGTGATTTCCGCCCGTGTCATCTCTGACCGCGAAACCGGTCGCTCCCGCGGCTTCGGCTTTGTGGAAATGGACGATGCCGGTGCAGCACAGGCCATTCAGGCACTGAATGGTAAGGGTATTGGCGGTCGTGACCTCAAGGTTAACGAAGCTCAGCCCCGTGAGAGCCGTCCGAGCCGTCCCCGCTACTAA
- a CDS encoding branched-chain amino acid aminotransferase → MEISLNLLPESERRHSVLKGMDSLPFGKLRCDHMLVMDYANKEWSNPRIVPYGDFSVPPGAIALHYGQAIFEGAKAFRHEDGEIYTFRFEKNAERLNRSADIMCMPHVPVDMQVQGLMRLLDIEREWCPTIPESSLYIRPFLFATEDALGVKPSDKFTYCIMLSPSGPYYAGGFNKTVTLLITEQFHRATPGGTGAAKAAGNYAASLRAQLFAQSKGAAQVLYLDASNTYLEEVGAMNHFHVMRDGSVVIPEFTDTILQSITSESVLELLPNARQERVKLSDFVAMVKSGEITEAGGFGTAAVITPVGKYITDEGDSFTVGDGSIGPVTRKLYETYTGIQKGALPDTKGWLTKVPHF, encoded by the coding sequence ATGGAAATTTCTCTGAATCTGCTGCCGGAATCCGAACGTCGGCATTCCGTTCTCAAGGGCATGGACAGCCTGCCCTTTGGCAAGCTTCGCTGCGACCACATGCTTGTCATGGACTACGCCAACAAGGAATGGTCCAATCCGCGCATTGTTCCCTACGGTGACTTCAGCGTTCCCCCCGGAGCCATCGCACTGCACTACGGCCAGGCCATCTTTGAAGGCGCCAAGGCATTCCGCCATGAAGACGGCGAAATCTACACCTTCCGCTTTGAAAAGAATGCCGAACGCCTGAACAGATCTGCCGACATCATGTGCATGCCCCACGTTCCCGTGGACATGCAGGTGCAGGGACTCATGCGGCTTCTGGACATAGAGCGCGAATGGTGCCCCACCATTCCCGAATCTTCGCTCTACATCCGCCCCTTCCTGTTCGCCACCGAAGATGCTCTCGGCGTAAAGCCCAGCGACAAATTCACTTACTGCATCATGCTGTCGCCCAGCGGCCCCTACTACGCAGGCGGCTTCAACAAGACCGTTACCCTGCTGATCACCGAACAGTTCCACCGTGCCACCCCCGGCGGCACCGGCGCCGCCAAGGCGGCGGGCAACTATGCCGCATCGCTGCGCGCACAGCTGTTCGCACAGTCCAAGGGGGCCGCTCAGGTACTGTATCTTGATGCATCCAACACCTATCTTGAAGAAGTGGGCGCCATGAACCACTTCCACGTCATGCGCGACGGCAGCGTGGTCATTCCCGAATTCACGGATACCATTCTGCAGTCCATCACGTCTGAATCGGTTCTGGAACTGCTGCCCAACGCCCGTCAGGAACGTGTGAAGCTCAGCGACTTCGTCGCCATGGTCAAGTCCGGCGAAATCACTGAAGCGGGCGGCTTCGGCACCGCAGCCGTTATCACCCCCGTGGGCAAGTACATCACCGACGAAGGCGACTCCTTCACAGTGGGCGACGGCTCCATCGGTCCCGTTACCCGCAAGCTGTACGAAACCTACACCGGCATCCAGAAGGGCGCCCTGCCCGACACCAAGGGCTGGCTCACGAAGGTTCCGCACTTCTAG
- a CDS encoding ArsR/SmtB family transcription factor codes for MTELDIFTRVSKAISDPGRIKILKMLEVREMCACEIVAALNLAQPTVSKHLKQLTEAGLITARREGSWMHFRLAEDTVAADSAENSPAAIRASVLGILRTHLNNDPAIRVLRLQLPELSPEKLQCSKG; via the coding sequence ATGACAGAACTGGATATTTTCACCCGAGTGTCCAAGGCCATTTCCGATCCCGGTAGAATCAAGATTCTGAAAATGCTCGAAGTCCGTGAGATGTGCGCCTGCGAGATCGTTGCAGCGTTGAATCTGGCGCAGCCCACGGTTTCCAAGCATCTCAAACAACTCACGGAAGCAGGCCTGATAACCGCCCGAAGGGAAGGTTCATGGATGCACTTCCGACTGGCAGAAGACACGGTCGCGGCAGACAGCGCCGAAAACAGCCCGGCCGCCATACGTGCATCCGTTCTGGGCATTCTGAGGACGCATCTGAATAACGATCCCGCCATACGCGTCCTGCGTCTGCAACTGCCTGAACTGTCACCCGAAAAATTGCAATGCAGCAAGGGGTAA
- a CDS encoding GlcG/HbpS family heme-binding protein: MRITLEQAMQAISATVERAANDGGNHVALTVVDAAGITIAAATMDKAPARVVGIARAKAYTAAKMTVPTEVFLQKLRNENLQAEWFCDKEFSPLPGGIPILMDGACIGAVGVSGRALDDDVKLAMFFARTLEASLAR, translated from the coding sequence GTGAGAATAACGCTTGAACAGGCCATGCAGGCCATCAGCGCAACAGTGGAACGCGCCGCGAACGACGGTGGCAACCACGTGGCCCTGACGGTTGTGGATGCCGCAGGCATAACCATTGCGGCGGCAACCATGGACAAGGCCCCTGCACGGGTTGTCGGCATAGCCAGAGCCAAGGCGTATACCGCCGCCAAGATGACGGTGCCTACTGAAGTGTTTCTGCAAAAGCTCCGGAACGAGAACCTGCAGGCCGAATGGTTCTGCGACAAGGAATTCTCGCCGCTTCCTGGAGGCATTCCCATCCTCATGGACGGTGCATGCATCGGCGCCGTGGGGGTAAGCGGAAGAGCACTTGATGATGATGTGAAACTGGCGATGTTCTTTGCCCGGACACTTGAGGCATCGCTGGCACGATAA
- a CDS encoding flagellin N-terminal helical domain-containing protein yields MSLVINHNMMAQNAARNLGTSFGNLSTSVRRLSSGLRVGTASDDAAGLAIRELMRSDISALNQGVRNANDAISLIQTADGALSVIDEKLIRMKELAEQAATGTYTSEQRLIIDSEYQAMASEITRIANATDFNGIHLLNGNLSSDTHSGSAMQSTGKMKIHFGTKNDSAEDYYYIKIGTATASALGLGNQASATNQGYTISTQSAAQQALVGIENAIISKDKIRANLGALQNRLENTISNLQIQSENLQAAESRISDVDVSSEMTEFVRQQILTQAAVAMLSQANSLPRMAMQLLGG; encoded by the coding sequence ATGTCTCTGGTCATAAATCACAACATGATGGCGCAGAACGCTGCCCGTAACCTGGGCACTTCATTTGGCAACCTTTCAACCTCCGTACGCCGCCTTTCTTCGGGTCTGCGTGTGGGCACTGCTTCTGATGACGCAGCCGGTCTGGCGATTCGCGAACTTATGCGTTCCGATATCTCCGCACTGAACCAGGGCGTTCGTAACGCTAACGACGCCATTTCGCTGATTCAGACCGCGGACGGCGCGCTTTCCGTTATCGACGAAAAGCTCATCCGCATGAAGGAACTGGCAGAACAGGCCGCAACCGGTACGTACACCTCTGAGCAGCGTCTGATCATCGACTCCGAATATCAGGCAATGGCTTCGGAAATTACCCGTATCGCAAACGCCACCGACTTCAACGGCATCCATCTGCTCAACGGTAACCTGTCCAGCGACACCCACAGCGGTTCTGCTATGCAGTCTACCGGCAAGATGAAGATCCACTTCGGTACTAAGAATGACAGCGCGGAAGACTACTACTACATCAAGATCGGTACCGCTACCGCGTCTGCTCTCGGCCTTGGCAACCAGGCTTCCGCTACCAATCAGGGTTACACCATTTCCACCCAGTCTGCCGCTCAGCAGGCTCTGGTAGGTATCGAAAACGCGATTATTTCCAAGGACAAGATCCGCGCCAACCTCGGTGCTCTGCAGAACCGTCTGGAAAACACCATTTCCAACCTGCAGATTCAGTCCGAAAACCTGCAGGCTGCAGAATCCCGAATCTCCGACGTTGACGTATCGTCCGAAATGACGGAATTCGTCCGCCAGCAGATTCTCACCCAGGCCGCAGTAGCCATGCTGTCTCAGGCAAACAGCCTGCCCAGAATGGCCATGCAGCTCCTCGGTGGCTAA
- a CDS encoding sulfotransferase family 2 domain-containing protein: MHILSQRLRRFRNIVAAEVLNLAYTGKANVVSSNALFIHIPHNAGEAISSAFGLSSSDHYTARELNWWMGKRCYERFFTFCFVRNPYDRFLSLYRNARSPREESEHSAADYELLRNADLETCAELLLLGKLSRQWHPQTSWFLNDTGEIIVDYIGRYETLNEDLAFVSQRICGEYLLMPDRHTAGNDKAYRRILPDSVTDALSRYYMQDMAMLGYTF; the protein is encoded by the coding sequence ATGCACATACTCTCTCAACGTCTCAGACGATTCAGAAACATCGTGGCGGCAGAGGTGCTCAACCTCGCCTATACCGGAAAGGCCAATGTCGTCTCTTCCAACGCGCTGTTCATCCATATCCCGCACAACGCCGGAGAGGCGATCTCCAGCGCCTTCGGCCTGTCGTCATCAGATCATTATACAGCACGGGAACTGAACTGGTGGATGGGCAAACGCTGTTACGAGCGCTTCTTTACCTTCTGCTTTGTCCGCAACCCGTATGACCGATTCCTCTCCCTGTACCGCAACGCACGCTCTCCCCGCGAAGAAAGCGAACACAGCGCTGCCGACTATGAACTTCTGCGTAATGCCGACCTTGAAACATGCGCAGAGCTGCTCCTGCTGGGCAAATTGTCCAGGCAGTGGCACCCGCAGACAAGCTGGTTTCTCAATGACACGGGTGAGATCATTGTGGATTACATCGGGCGCTATGAAACGCTGAACGAAGACCTTGCCTTCGTATCGCAGCGCATATGCGGTGAATACCTGCTCATGCCGGACAGACACACCGCCGGAAACGACAAGGCCTACCGCAGAATACTCCCCGACAGCGTGACTGATGCGCTGAGCCGGTACTATATGCAGGATATGGCAATGCTCGGTTACACCTTCTGA
- a CDS encoding TRAP transporter large permease, with translation MSSLSSFIKRNYNNVEKPFLFAGFMIMILAITYQTAFRYIVSNLVNFLNDPQNKTLLNLFINIDSARQFMKSIAGWAVWSEELARYVFVWVSYLAVPLAVLKRTSIRVDLVYEKLSDNLKACNWVVVELSIIILSGMLAYMGWGIVQMQLEFPQITPAMRIGYYIPYLILPVAFGLAVVRGLQSLSKQIRSMPPLHFVLSAVATVLMYTPILIWDDLNPVALLFGYFILFVFLGIPMAFALGLSAFSTVLGAGTLPVDYLSQIAFTSIDNFPIMAIPFFIAAGVFMGAGGLSTRLLAVADELVGSLPGGVALASVVTCMFFASISGSGPATVAAIGALTIPAMIERGYNVNFSAAVVAAAGAIGVMIPPSNPFVVYAVSGQVSVGKLFVAGIIPGLLTGLALMVVVYFISKKNGWCGEQRERNIKTVARSMWEAKWALLVPVIVLGGIYGGLMTPTEAAAVAAFYGMMVGLFVYKELNWKRLYESTLSSAMTSSVIIILMAMATLFGNIMTIEQVPERITSIILSMTENKIIILLLINLFLLWIGTFMEALAAIVIITPILMPLILKIGMDPIHFGVVMVVNLAIGFFTPPVGVNLFVASGMSGTKLTAVARAGMPLLIAMLVVLMLVTYIPFLSLALL, from the coding sequence ATGAGTTCACTATCATCCTTTATTAAGCGGAATTATAACAACGTGGAAAAGCCGTTTCTGTTCGCCGGCTTCATGATTATGATTCTCGCGATTACATATCAGACCGCCTTCCGCTATATCGTAAGCAATCTCGTCAACTTTCTGAACGACCCTCAGAACAAGACGCTGCTGAACCTGTTCATCAACATAGATTCTGCCCGCCAGTTCATGAAGAGCATAGCCGGCTGGGCTGTCTGGTCAGAAGAGCTGGCCCGCTACGTCTTCGTCTGGGTGTCCTACCTGGCGGTTCCGCTGGCGGTGCTCAAGCGCACCAGCATCAGGGTTGACCTGGTCTACGAAAAACTTTCGGACAATCTCAAGGCCTGCAACTGGGTTGTGGTTGAGCTGTCCATCATCATCCTGTCCGGCATGCTGGCATACATGGGCTGGGGCATCGTGCAGATGCAGCTCGAATTCCCCCAGATCACCCCCGCCATGCGGATCGGGTACTACATTCCCTATCTCATCCTGCCCGTGGCATTCGGCCTTGCCGTTGTCCGCGGCCTGCAGAGCCTGTCCAAGCAGATCCGCAGCATGCCGCCCCTGCACTTCGTGCTCTCCGCAGTTGCCACTGTGCTGATGTACACCCCCATTCTCATATGGGATGACCTGAACCCCGTGGCCCTGCTGTTCGGCTACTTCATCCTGTTCGTATTCCTCGGCATTCCCATGGCGTTTGCGCTGGGCCTGTCCGCGTTCTCCACGGTGCTCGGCGCAGGCACACTGCCTGTGGACTACCTCTCGCAGATCGCGTTCACGTCTATCGACAACTTCCCGATCATGGCCATTCCGTTCTTCATCGCGGCCGGAGTGTTCATGGGTGCAGGCGGCCTTTCAACCAGACTGCTCGCCGTGGCTGACGAACTTGTCGGTTCACTCCCCGGCGGCGTGGCACTGGCCAGCGTTGTGACCTGCATGTTCTTCGCCTCCATCAGCGGTTCCGGTCCCGCTACCGTGGCCGCCATCGGGGCACTGACCATTCCCGCCATGATCGAGCGCGGTTACAACGTCAACTTCTCCGCTGCGGTTGTGGCCGCGGCAGGGGCCATCGGCGTCATGATTCCGCCCAGCAACCCCTTTGTGGTGTATGCTGTGTCAGGGCAGGTTTCCGTGGGCAAACTCTTTGTCGCAGGCATCATTCCCGGCCTTCTGACCGGTCTTGCCCTGATGGTTGTGGTCTACTTCATTTCCAAGAAGAACGGCTGGTGCGGCGAGCAGCGTGAACGCAACATCAAGACGGTGGCACGAAGCATGTGGGAAGCCAAATGGGCTCTGCTTGTTCCCGTCATCGTTCTCGGCGGCATCTACGGCGGTCTCATGACCCCCACCGAAGCCGCAGCCGTTGCCGCCTTCTACGGCATGATGGTCGGTCTCTTCGTCTACAAGGAGCTGAACTGGAAGAGACTGTACGAGAGCACTCTCAGTTCCGCCATGACCTCTTCGGTCATCATCATCCTGATGGCCATGGCAACCCTGTTCGGCAACATCATGACCATTGAGCAGGTGCCTGAGAGAATCACCTCGATCATTCTCTCGATGACTGAAAACAAGATTATCATCCTGCTTCTGATCAACCTGTTCCTGCTGTGGATAGGCACGTTCATGGAAGCACTGGCAGCCATCGTGATCATCACGCCCATTCTCATGCCCCTGATCCTGAAGATAGGCATGGACCCCATTCACTTCGGGGTGGTGATGGTCGTCAACCTTGCAATCGGCTTCTTCACTCCCCCTGTCGGCGTAAACCTGTTCGTTGCCAGCGGCATGAGCGGAACCAAGCTGACGGCGGTGGCCCGTGCAGGCATGCCGCTGCTCATAGCAATGCTGGTTGTCCTCATGCTGGTTACCTACATCCCCTTCCTCTCACTCGCCCTGCTGTAG
- the xsc gene encoding sulfoacetaldehyde acetyltransferase, with product MKMTTEEAFVKVLQMHGIDNAFGIIGSAMMPISDLFPKAGITFWDCAHETNAGMMADGFTRASGKMSMMIAQNGPGITNFVTPVKTAYWNHTPLLLVTPQAANKTMGQGGFQEVPQMSVFEDMVAYQEEVLHPTRIAEVLNRVILKAKRASAPAQINIPRDFWTQVIDIELPAIVDFELPGGGEDAIARAAELLSNAKHPVILNGGGVVIGGAIEDAKALAERLDAPVCCGYQHNDAFPGSHPLYAGPLGYNGSKAGMELIAKADVVLALGTRLNPFSTLPGYGIDYWPANAAIIQVDINPDRIGLTKTVSVGIVGDAKKVARSILAKLAPTAGDAGREERKALIAQTKAAWDKELASMDHEQDDPGTSWNERARTREPEKLTARMAWRVIKEVMPEGSIISTDIGNNCAIGNAYPTFEEGRKYLAPGMFGPCGYGFPAILGAKIAKPEAPVIGFAGDGAFGISMNEMAACGRKDWPAITMVIFRNYQWGAEKRNTTLWYDDNFVGTELNTNVSYANVAKACGVDGCQASTAEELREKLAAAVKAQMEEGKTTFIEILNNQELGEPFRRDAMKKPVPVAGICKDDMRS from the coding sequence ATGAAGATGACCACTGAAGAAGCATTTGTGAAAGTTCTTCAGATGCACGGAATCGATAACGCCTTCGGCATTATCGGCTCTGCGATGATGCCCATATCCGACCTGTTCCCCAAGGCAGGCATTACCTTCTGGGACTGCGCACACGAAACCAACGCAGGCATGATGGCCGACGGCTTCACCCGTGCATCGGGCAAGATGTCCATGATGATCGCCCAGAACGGCCCCGGCATCACCAACTTCGTAACTCCGGTCAAGACCGCTTACTGGAACCACACCCCGCTGCTGCTGGTAACCCCGCAGGCTGCCAACAAGACCATGGGTCAGGGCGGCTTCCAGGAAGTTCCCCAGATGTCCGTGTTCGAAGACATGGTAGCGTATCAGGAAGAAGTTCTGCACCCCACGCGCATCGCCGAAGTGCTGAACCGTGTAATCCTCAAGGCCAAGCGTGCTTCCGCACCTGCGCAGATCAACATTCCCCGCGACTTCTGGACGCAGGTGATCGACATTGAACTGCCCGCAATCGTGGACTTCGAACTGCCCGGCGGCGGTGAAGATGCCATTGCACGTGCAGCCGAGCTGCTCTCCAATGCCAAGCACCCCGTTATCCTCAACGGCGGCGGCGTTGTCATCGGCGGCGCAATCGAAGATGCCAAGGCTCTGGCCGAGCGTCTTGATGCTCCCGTATGCTGCGGCTACCAGCACAACGATGCCTTCCCCGGCAGCCACCCCCTGTACGCCGGTCCTCTGGGCTACAACGGCTCCAAGGCAGGCATGGAACTCATCGCCAAGGCTGACGTGGTGCTCGCACTGGGCACCCGCCTGAACCCCTTCTCCACCCTGCCCGGCTACGGCATTGACTACTGGCCTGCCAACGCCGCCATCATTCAGGTTGACATCAACCCCGACCGCATCGGCCTGACCAAGACCGTCAGCGTCGGTATCGTCGGCGATGCCAAGAAGGTTGCCCGGAGCATTCTCGCCAAGCTGGCACCCACTGCCGGTGATGCCGGTCGCGAAGAGCGCAAGGCACTCATTGCTCAGACCAAGGCTGCATGGGACAAGGAACTGGCTTCCATGGACCACGAGCAGGACGATCCCGGCACCAGCTGGAACGAGCGCGCCCGCACCCGTGAGCCCGAAAAGCTCACCGCCCGCATGGCATGGCGCGTAATCAAGGAAGTGATGCCCGAAGGTTCCATCATCTCCACCGATATCGGTAACAACTGCGCCATAGGCAACGCGTACCCGACCTTCGAAGAAGGCCGCAAGTACCTTGCTCCCGGCATGTTCGGTCCCTGCGGTTACGGCTTCCCCGCCATTCTGGGTGCCAAGATCGCCAAGCCTGAAGCTCCCGTAATCGGCTTTGCCGGTGACGGTGCGTTCGGCATCTCCATGAACGAAATGGCTGCCTGCGGCCGTAAGGACTGGCCCGCCATCACCATGGTCATCTTCCGCAACTACCAGTGGGGCGCTGAAAAGCGTAACACCACCCTGTGGTACGATGACAACTTCGTGGGTACCGAACTGAACACCAACGTATCCTACGCCAACGTAGCCAAGGCGTGCGGTGTAGACGGTTGTCAGGCTTCCACCGCCGAAGAACTGCGCGAAAAGCTCGCTGCAGCCGTGAAGGCACAGATGGAAGAAGGCAAGACCACCTTCATCGAAATCCTGAACAATCAGGAACTCGGCGAACCTTTCCGTCGTGACGCCATGAAGAAGCCCGTTCCCGTAGCAGGCATCTGCAAGGACGACATGCGCTCCTAA
- a CDS encoding HD domain-containing protein — translation MTACNPQQNLQGRDRLTRLADFLFEAGMLRKTPRSGYQFLGTGNENVAEHSFRTAVIGWVLAREAGVDAEHTAMMCLFHDFHEARIGDFNYVNRIYNTTKPRAAMEHATEGTGLEDTVLGLWDELEESRSVEAQLAHDADQIDLILNLKQELDLGNKYAGKWMESALQRLRTPQGNALAQTISETDHTDWWFIGPDRSWWERKNGKK, via the coding sequence ATGACAGCATGCAATCCGCAACAGAACCTGCAGGGCAGAGACCGGCTCACACGTCTGGCTGATTTCTTGTTCGAGGCGGGTATGCTGCGCAAGACGCCGAGGAGCGGGTACCAGTTTCTTGGAACGGGCAATGAAAATGTGGCAGAGCACTCCTTCCGCACAGCGGTCATAGGCTGGGTGCTGGCAAGGGAAGCGGGTGTTGATGCCGAGCATACAGCCATGATGTGCCTCTTTCACGATTTTCATGAGGCCCGTATCGGCGACTTCAACTACGTGAACCGCATTTACAATACCACCAAGCCCCGCGCCGCCATGGAGCACGCCACGGAAGGAACCGGTCTTGAAGATACGGTTCTCGGACTGTGGGACGAGCTGGAAGAATCCCGTTCCGTTGAGGCACAGCTTGCTCATGATGCCGACCAGATAGACCTTATCCTGAACCTGAAGCAGGAGCTTGATCTGGGCAACAAGTATGCGGGAAAGTGGATGGAATCTGCCCTGCAGCGTCTGCGCACCCCGCAGGGGAATGCGCTGGCTCAGACCATTTCGGAGACGGATCATACCGACTGGTGGTTCATAGGACCGGACCGCAGCTGGTGGGAGCGCAAGAACGGCAAGAAATAG
- a CDS encoding DUF1499 domain-containing protein, translating to MVQANATVETGAAGRLAPLPSSPNAVSSLSGDASRQVPALPMKGDRQQTMALILKTFATMGHNSVEKQEDVYVHVVFVSRLFHFKDDVELYIEEETGMVHYRSASRSGYWDFGVNRKRYEEFRRLYMSGV from the coding sequence ATGGTGCAGGCAAATGCAACTGTGGAAACTGGTGCCGCAGGGCGGCTTGCGCCGTTGCCTTCTTCGCCCAATGCGGTTTCTAGCCTGAGCGGAGATGCTTCCCGTCAGGTGCCTGCGTTACCCATGAAGGGAGACAGGCAGCAGACCATGGCGCTGATTTTGAAGACTTTTGCCACCATGGGGCACAACAGTGTTGAAAAGCAGGAAGATGTGTATGTGCACGTTGTGTTCGTGAGCCGTCTTTTCCACTTCAAGGATGATGTTGAATTGTACATCGAAGAGGAAACCGGAATGGTGCACTACCGTTCTGCTTCACGCTCAGGTTATTGGGATTTCGGTGTGAACCGCAAGCGGTATGAGGAGTTCAGACGGCTTTACATGAGTGGTGTGTAA
- a CDS encoding DUF2238 domain-containing protein, with product MRFKVTADNFPLVLAAVFTVFFGLLAINPVSRAVWIAEVIPVAFVFLLLVATYRWFRFSNVAYGLMAVWLFWHTIGGHFTFANVPFGWISELLGSQRNHFDRIGHFSVGFYAYPMAELFIRRKLAGPIVTTFFGLFFIMSIAAGYEIIEWWYAVAEGGEAGIEFLGSQGDIWDAQKDMLADTLGAVVTLILFWVFGKRWGSR from the coding sequence ATGCGTTTTAAAGTTACAGCAGATAATTTCCCTCTGGTTCTTGCCGCGGTATTCACCGTGTTTTTCGGGCTTCTTGCCATCAATCCGGTTTCCCGCGCAGTGTGGATAGCCGAGGTCATTCCCGTGGCCTTTGTCTTTCTTCTGCTCGTTGCCACCTACAGGTGGTTCCGGTTTTCCAACGTGGCATACGGCCTTATGGCTGTGTGGCTGTTCTGGCATACCATCGGGGGCCATTTCACCTTTGCCAACGTGCCGTTCGGATGGATTTCTGAACTGCTGGGTTCGCAGCGCAATCACTTTGACCGCATCGGTCACTTCTCCGTAGGATTCTACGCATACCCCATGGCAGAACTGTTCATCCGCCGCAAACTGGCCGGGCCCATTGTCACCACCTTCTTCGGACTTTTTTTCATCATGTCCATTGCGGCAGGGTATGAGATTATCGAATGGTGGTACGCCGTGGCCGAAGGTGGCGAGGCCGGAATTGAATTTCTTGGCAGTCAGGGCGATATCTGGGATGCCCAGAAGGACATGCTGGCCGATACGCTTGGCGCCGTGGTCACGCTGATTCTGTTCTGGGTATTCGGCAAGCGGTGGGGAAGCCGCTAG
- a CDS encoding permease — MARAATDMIPGLEQGSHWYEAIAFFLYDTPKVLMLLMLVVFGIGMLRTWVTPQRTRKLLAGDRESAGNVLAALLGVVTPFCSCSAVPLFLGFVAAGVPLGVTFSFLVSAPMVNEIALVLLYGLFGFKVAAIYFATGVGIAIVAGWILGRMKLDNWLEPWVLQVRNDAEEKAPLYRDWRDRIDFGLNSVKDIVGKTWKYIILGIAAGAGIHGFVPQGFMAGIMGAEAWWSVPAAVLVGIPLYANAAGIIPIVSALLGKGAALGTVLAFMMSVIALSFPEMVILRKVLTKKLIAVFAATVGTGILVVGYLFNAIL, encoded by the coding sequence ATGGCACGAGCTGCAACGGACATGATTCCCGGCCTTGAACAAGGCAGCCACTGGTATGAGGCCATTGCCTTTTTCCTGTATGATACGCCCAAGGTGCTCATGCTGCTCATGCTTGTCGTATTCGGCATCGGCATGCTCAGAACATGGGTCACGCCCCAGCGCACCAGAAAACTGCTGGCCGGAGACCGGGAGTCCGCAGGCAATGTGCTTGCCGCCCTGCTCGGCGTTGTCACCCCCTTCTGCTCCTGCTCCGCCGTCCCGCTGTTTCTGGGCTTTGTAGCTGCGGGAGTGCCGCTCGGCGTCACCTTCTCCTTTCTCGTCTCCGCCCCCATGGTCAACGAAATAGCGCTGGTGCTGCTCTACGGCCTTTTCGGCTTCAAGGTTGCCGCCATCTATTTTGCCACGGGTGTCGGCATTGCCATCGTGGCCGGATGGATTCTGGGTCGCATGAAACTCGACAACTGGCTGGAGCCATGGGTGCTTCAGGTACGGAACGATGCGGAAGAAAAAGCCCCCCTCTACCGCGACTGGCGTGACAGAATCGACTTTGGCCTCAACTCCGTAAAGGACATTGTCGGCAAGACGTGGAAGTACATCATTCTGGGTATCGCAGCCGGTGCGGGCATACATGGTTTCGTCCCGCAGGGATTCATGGCGGGCATCATGGGAGCCGAAGCATGGTGGAGCGTTCCCGCCGCTGTTCTGGTCGGCATTCCCCTCTACGCCAACGCCGCTGGCATCATTCCCATAGTCTCTGCCCTGCTGGGCAAGGGTGCCGCCCTCGGCACTGTTCTGGCCTTCATGATGTCAGTGATTGCTCTCAGTTTTCCTGAAATGGTAATCCTCAGAAAGGTGCTTACCAAAAAGCTCATCGCCGTGTTTGCCGCAACGGTCGGCACCGGAATACTGGTGGTAGGTTACCTGTTCAACGCCATACTCTAA
- a CDS encoding (2Fe-2S)-binding protein, with protein MDTCTEDILQAEDDATVCYCNQVTKKEVIALIRQGNSDLAVLKRLMGADGSRCPELSPRGRCCTPEIVRLLRHEKGMLPMA; from the coding sequence ATGGACACCTGCACGGAAGACATTCTGCAAGCTGAAGATGATGCGACAGTATGTTACTGCAATCAGGTGACCAAGAAGGAAGTGATAGCCCTCATCCGGCAAGGCAATTCCGACCTTGCCGTGCTCAAAAGACTCATGGGGGCCGACGGCAGCCGCTGCCCCGAACTTTCTCCCCGTGGCCGGTGCTGCACACCGGAAATAGTCCGCCTGCTGCGCCATGAAAAAGGCATGCTCCCCATGGCATAA